A window of Hevea brasiliensis isolate MT/VB/25A 57/8 chromosome 14, ASM3005281v1, whole genome shotgun sequence contains these coding sequences:
- the LOC131172918 gene encoding uncharacterized protein LOC131172918 translates to MRTTLWAKKKYDFIDGSIKQPADDSLELKDWWTVNSMLVSWVFNTIEPTLCSTISHMENIKDLCNLTVELERKREEERVHQFLMGLDEEGYGTVRSNILSIEPLPNLNRAYAMVVQQERVQTMTQTKEERGNPMSFAIRAGSRNSGGDKDKSSICSNCNREGHDVESCFQLIGYPEWWGNSQKRGNGAGRSKGGVAHANATQATGVDGGRGIVTDSDRKGLSGLNEEQWAALLGMLNSCQNGGNERLIGTQRIFPWIIDTGASHHMTGMLAFLSELRDIVPCSYLNSRNLIGAGEQSEGLYFLKGVTSVHAYKVTDVGSFELWHKRMGHPSYKVVELIPEAGSIGRKTNKTCETSCVGTPQQNGRVERKYRYILNVARALRFQANLPIEFWGECVLAAEYLINRTPSMLLNGKTPYEMLFGKVPSYKHIRVFDCLCYVHNLNWDKDKFGNRSRRCVFVGYPFEKKGWRLYDLETKEYFVSRDMVFAETEFPYANEKTMGDELIKNGVEELGDEVDGLENNLGKEHDESVGRESEVNPEMEELIHENSEGVDRGEVIEEQLGREQRAKQPSVRLKDYVTNAIKTRPSVCSPSQSDSSGTPYSIAHYVGYDKFSTQHRCFLAAITTGHEPSSYAEAVKDERWRATMRKET, encoded by the exons ATGCGGACTACATTGTGGGCCAAAAAGAAATATGATTTTATTGATGGATCTATCAAGCAACCAGCAGATGACTCACTAGAACTCAAAGATTGGTGGACGGTTAACTCTATGCTGGTTTCTTGGGTGTTTAACACCATTGAACCGACGCTTTGCTCgaccatctctcacatggagaACATAAAGGATCT ATGCAATCTTACCGTTGAATTGGAAAGAAAGCGTGAAGAAGAGAGAGTTCATCAGTTTTTGATGGGCTTGGATGAAGAAGGATACGGAACAGTGCGCTCTAATATTTTGAGCATTGAACCCTTGCCCAATTTGAATCGTGCCTATGCTATGGTTGTTCAGCAAGAGCGGGTGCAAACTATGACACAAACCAAGGAAGAAAGAGGCAATCCTATGAGTTTTGCAATTCGAGCAGGTAGTCGAAATTCAGGGGGGGATAAAGACAAATCCTCAATTTGTTCTAATTGCAACCGAGAGGGACATGATGTTGAAAGTTGTTTCCAGCTGATAGGTTATCCAGAATGGTGGGGTAATAGTCAAAAGCGTGGCAATGGAGCAGGACGTAGTAAGGGAGGAGTTGCTCATGCCAATGCCACACAAGCAACTGGAGTTGATGGTGGGCGTGGAATTGTGACAGATTCAGATCGAAAGGGTCTTAGTGGATTAAATGAAGAGCAGTGGGCTGCTTTGCTGGGCATGTTGAATTCTTGTCAGAATGGTGGCAATGAGAGGCTGATAGGTACGCAGAGAATATTTCCTTGGATTATTGACACAGGAGCTTCCCATCATATGACAGGAATGTTGGCATTTTTGAGTGAATTGCGTGATATTGTGCCATGCTCA TACCTAAATTCGAGGAACCTGATTGGAGCAGGTGAGCAAAGCGAGGGGCTGTACTTTCTCAAGGGAGTGACATCGGTACATGCTTACAAGGTAACTGATGTGGGGTCTTTTGAGCTTTGGCATAAGagaatgggtcatccttcttataaGGTGGTAGAGTTAATTCCAGAAGCTGGTAGCATTGGtaggaaaactaataaaacttgtgaa ACTTCCTGTGTAGGAACACCTCAACAAAATGGCCGAGTGGAAAGAAAATACCGCTATATTCTTAATGTGGCAAGAGCTTTGCGTTTCCAAGCAAATTTACCCATAGAATTTTGGGGAGAATGTGTACTTGCAGCCGAGTATTTGATTAATAGGACTCCATCTATGTTATTAAATGGTAAAACCCCATATGAGATGCTCTTTGGGAAAGTACCTTCTTACAAACACATTCGGGTTTTCGATTGTTTGTGCTATGTGCATAATCTGAATTGGGATAAAGATAAATTTGGTAATAGAAGTCGTAGGTGTGTTTTTGTTGGGTatccatttgaaaagaagggatggagATTGTATGATTTGGAAACTAAAGAATACTTTGTATCAAGAGACATGGTATTCGCTGAAACAGAATTTCCATATGCAAATGAGAAAACAATGGGTGATGAACTCATTAAAAATGGAGTTGAGGAGTTGGGTGATGAAGTTGATGGTTTAGAGAACAACTTGGGAAAGGAGCACGATGAAAGTGTGGGTAGAGAAAGTGAGGTGAATCCTGAAATGGAAGAATTGATCCATGAAAACAGTGAGGGAGTGGATAGAGGTGAAGTTATTGAAGAGCAACTAGGTAGGGAACAAAGGGCCAAGCAACCTAGTGTTCGTTTGAAGGATTATGTGACAAACGCTATCAAAACAAGGCCCTCGGTATGCTCACCTTCCCAATCTGATTCCTCAGGTACGCCTTACTCTATAGCACATTATGTGGGTTATGATAAATTCTCTACACAACACCGATgttttttggcagccattactACAGGACATGAACCAAGCTCTTATGCAGAAGCAGTTAAGGATGAACGGTGGAGAGCGACTATGAGAAAAGAAACATAG